Proteins from a single region of Parambassis ranga chromosome 16, fParRan2.1, whole genome shotgun sequence:
- the slc4a7 gene encoding sodium bicarbonate cotransporter 3 isoform X1: MGDFWGDIASQRVARAMSLGNDEEAVLDQGKTSSTLYTNFEKEELESHRAVYVGVHVPLGRQSRRRHRHRGHRHHRKRRDRSDREDGRESPTYDTPSQRVQFILGTEDDDEEHIPHDLFTELDELAFRDGDIQEWKETARWLKFEEDVEDGGDRWSKPYVATLSLHSLFELRSCILNGTVLLDMRANTIEEIADMVIDSMLASDQLEEGVREKVREAMLRRHHHQNEKKLSNRIPLVRSFADIGKKHSDPHLLERNGEGLSSSRLSLRRCSDVSYDASAPGLSHLFRWFLSTSSAQSTPTLYRHGRHLSEPCPSFLPGALFHAPPSASTPSGAPRRSSAPEGLLGEAGIPEVVVYPPEEEEEEEEVLEDKEDDFLCRDRLFPHTGLLASPQSAPGNLDNNKNGESRINGGNGGSRENSTVDFSKVDMNFMKKIPPGAEASNVLVGEVDFLERPIIAFVRLAPAVLLTGLTEVPVPTRFLFLLLGPFGKGPQYHEIGRSIATLMTDEIFHDVAYKAKDRNDLLSGIDEFLDQVTVLPPGEWDPSIRIEPPKSVPSQEKRKMPSAPNGSAHGTDTTKEVEHHTGPELQRTGRIFGGLVNDVKRKVPFLWSDVRDALSLQCLASILFLYCACMSPVITFGGLLGEATKGNISAIESLFGASLTGVAYSLFAGQPLTILGSTGPVLVFEKILFKFCCDYGLSYLSLRTSIGLWTAFLCLVLVATDASSLVCYITRFTEEAFAALICIIFIYEALEKLVHLGEVFPINMDNQLDNLTFYTCQCSPPANATAAVRQMWSSRNLTSDNIQWEQLDVKECLDLNGEFVGPACSHDGPYVPDVLFWSVILFFTTFFLSSFLKQFKTKRYFPTKVRSTISDFAVFLTIMIMVLVDYLVGVPSPKLNVPDRFEPTSNTRGWLISPLGPNPWWTLLAASVPALLCTILIFMDQQITAVIVNRKENKLKKGCGYHLDLLVVALMLGVCSIMGLPWFVAATVLSISHVNSLKLESECAAPGEQPKFLGIREQRVTGFMIFVLMGCSVFMTSALKFIPMPVLYGVFLYMGVSSLKGIQLFDRIKLFGMPPKHQPDLIYLRYVPLWKVHIFTVVQLSCLIVLWVIKASAAAVIFPMMVLALVFIRKLLDFCFTKRELSWLDDLIPESKKKKEDDKKKKEKEDAERMLDDVEDEPPYHGGDILKRRLDPSEVNISDEMAKSGIWKSVAMNSDSSRALKRCSSSEKLPSVQISVESEDGQKVVHAETSL, translated from the exons ATGGGAGACTTTTGGGGAGACATTGCCAGTCAGAGGGTGGCTCGAGCCATGTCGCTG gggaACGACGAGGAGGCGGTGTTGGACCAGGGGAAGACCAGCTCCACCCTTTACACCAACTTTGAGAAAGAGGAACTGGAGA gTCACAGGGCGGTGTATGTCGGCGTTCACGTCCCTTTGGGCCGCCAGAGTCGGAGACGACATcgtcacagaggacacaggcacCACCGGAAGCGCAGGGACCGCTCAGACCGGGAGGACGGGCGAGAGTCGCCCACATACG acacaccatCTCAGAGGGTGCAGTTCATTCTTGGGACGGAGGATGACGATGAGGAGCACATCCCCCACGACCTGTTCACCGAGCTGGACGAGCTCGCCTTCAGAGACGGAGACATCCAGGAGTGGAAGGAGACGGCCAG gtggcTGAAGTTTGAGGAGGACGTGGAGGACGGTGGGGACCGCTGGAGCAAACCCTACGTGGCGACCCTGTCCCTGCACAGCCTGTTCGAGCTGCGCTCCTGCATCCTGAACGGCACCGTGCTGCTGGACATGAGGGCCAACACCATCGAGGAGATCGCAG ACATGGTGATTGACAGCATGCTGGCGTCGGATCAGCTGGAGGAGGGCGTTCGAGAGAAGGTGAGGGAGGCCATGCTGCGGCGCCACCACCATCAGAACGAGAAGAAGCTGAGCAATCGCATCCCGCTGGTCCGCTCCTTCGCCGACATAGGCAAGAAACACTCCGACCCCCACCTGCTGGAGCGAAACG gGGAGGGTCTGTCCTCCTCTCGTCTCTCCCTCCGTCGATGCTCTGACGTTTCCTACGATGCCTCCGCCCCTGGCCTCTCCCACCTGTTCAGGTGGTTCCTCTCTacttcctcagcccagagcACTCCCACCCTGTACCGTCATGGCCGCCACCTCTCTGAGCCGtgcccctccttcctccccGGAGCTCTCTTCCACGCCCCGCCCTCAGCCAGCACCCCCTCTGGGGCTCCACGCCGGTCCTCTGCTCCTGAGGGCCTTTTGGGAGAAGCAGGGATCCCGGAGGTGGTGGTTTACCCgcctgaagaagaggaagaggaagaggaagtgttGGAGGACAAAGAGGACGACTTCCTCTGCCGGGATCGTCTGTTTCCTCACACAG GTCTGCTGGCGTCCCCCCAGTCGGCTCCTGGAAACctggacaacaacaaaaacggCGAGAGCCGCATCAACGGCGGGAACGGAGGCAGCCGGGAGAACAGCACGGTGGACTTCAGCAAG gtGGACATGAACTTCATGAAGAAGATTCCTCCCGGTGCTGAGGCCTCCAACGTCCTGGTGGGTGAAGTGGACTTCCTGGAGCGGCCCATCATCGCCTTTGTTCGCCTCGCCCCCGCAGTGTTGCTGACCGGCCTCACGGAGGTGCCAGTGCCCACCAG GtttctcttcctgctgcttGGCCCCTTTGGGAAAGGTCCACAGTACCACGAGATCGGACGCTCCATCGCCACGCTGATGACAGACGAG ATCTTCCATGATGTAGCCTACAAGGCAAAGGACAGGAACGACCTTCTGTCTGGGATCGACGAGTTCCTGGACCAGGTGACCGTGCTGCCTCCCGGCGAGTGGGACCCCAGCATCCGCATCGAGCCGCCAAAGAGCGTCCCGTCTCAG gagaagaggaagatgcCATCGGCCCCTAACGGCTCCGCCCACGGCACCGACACAACAAAGGAGGTGGAGCATCACACGGGTCCGGAGCTGCAGAGGACGGGCAG GATTTTCGGGGGTCTGGTGAACGACGTGAAGAGGAAAGTTCCCTTCCTGTGGAGCGACGTCAGAGACGCCCTCAGCCTGCAGTGTTTGGcgtccatcctcttcctctactGTGCCTGCATGTCGCCTGTCATCACGTTCGGAGGCCTGCTGGGAGAAGCCACCAAAGGAAACATA AGTGCCATAGAGTCTCTGTTCGGGGCGTCTCTGACGGGCGTGGCCTACTCTCTGTTCGCCGGTCAGCCTCTCACCATCCTGGGCAGCACCGGTCCAGTTCTGGTCTTTGAGAAGATCCTCTTTAAGTTCTGCTG tgaCTACGGCCTGTCCTACCTGTCTCTGAGGACCAGTATCGGGCTCTGGACGGCCTTCCTCTGCCTGGTACTGGTCGCCACGGACGCCAGCTCCCTGGTCTGCTACATCACGCGCTTCACGGAGGAGGCCTTCGCCGCCCTCATCTGCATCATCTTCATCTACGAGGCTCTGGAGAAGCTGGTGCACCTCGGCGAGGTCTTCCCCATTAACATGGACAACCAGCTGGACAACCTCACCTTCTACAC GTGCCAGTGTTCTCCTCCCGCCAACGCCACGGCTGCTGTCCGACAGATGTGGAGCAGCAGGAACCTGACGTCAGACAACATCCAGTGGGAGCAGCTGGACGTGAAG gAATGTCTGGATCTGAACGGCGAGTTCGTGGGCCCGGCCTGCAGCCACGACGGTCCGTACGTCCCCGACGTCCTCTTCTGGTCCgtcatcctcttcttcaccacattcttcctctcctctttcctcaaACAGTTCAAGACCAAAAGATACTTCCCCACCAAG GTGCGATCGACCATCAGCGACTTCGCCGTCTTCCTCACCATCATGATCATGGTGCTGGTGGACTATCTGGTGGGAGTTCCGTCACCAAAACTCAACGTGCCCGACCGCTTCGAG CCCACATCGAATACGCGCGGCTGGCTGATCTCCCCGCTCGGACCGAACCCCTGGTGGACCTTGCTGGCGGCTTCTGTTCCCGCCCTGCTCTGCACCATCCTCATCTTTATGGACCAGCAGATCACCGCCGTCATCGTCAACAGGAAGGAGAACAAGCTGAAG aaAGGCTGCGGCTATCACCTGGACCTGCTGGTGGTGGCGCTGATGCTGGGCGTGTGCTCCATCATGGGCCTGCCGTGGTTCGTGGCAGCGACCGTGCTCTCCATCTCCCACGTCAACAGCCTGAAGCTGGAGTCGGAGTGCGCGGCGCCCGGCGAGCAGCCCAAGTTCCTGGGCATCAGAGAGCAGAGAGTCACCGGCTTCATGATCTTTGTCCTGATGGGCTGCTCCGTCTTCATGACCTCCGCCCTCAAG tTCATCCCAATGCCGGTGCTGTACGGAGTCTTCCTCTACATGGGCGTGTCCTCGCTTAAAGGCATCCAG CTCTTCGACCGCATCAAGCTGTTCGGCATGCCGCCCAAACACCAGCCAGACCTGATCTACCTGCGCTACGTCCCTCTGTGGAAGGTCCACATCTTCACCGTGGTACAGCTGTCCTGCCTCATCGTCCTCTGGGTCATCAAGGCCTCCGCTGCCGCCGTCATCTTCCCCATGATG GTTCTGGCTCTTGTCTTCATCCGGAAGCTTCTGGACTTCTGCTTCACCAAGAGAGAGCTGAGCTGGCTGGACGATTTGATACCAgagagcaagaagaagaaggaggacgacaagaaaaagaaggagaaggag GATGCTGAGAGGATGCTGGATGATGTGGAGGATGAGCCGCCTTACCACGGAGGAGATATCCTCAAACGACG ctTGGACCCGTCTGAGGTCAACATCTCGGATGAAATGGCCAAAAGTGGAATCTGGAAATCTGTTGCCATGaactctgacagcagcagagctctgaaaCGCTGCAGCAG
- the slc4a7 gene encoding sodium bicarbonate cotransporter 3 isoform X2, whose product MGDFWGDIASQRVARAMSLGNDEEAVLDQGKTSSTLYTNFEKEELESHRAVYVGVHVPLGRQSRRRHRHRGHRHHRKRRDRSDREDGRESPTYDTPSQRVQFILGTEDDDEEHIPHDLFTELDELAFRDGDIQEWKETARWLKFEEDVEDGGDRWSKPYVATLSLHSLFELRSCILNGTVLLDMRANTIEEIADMVIDSMLASDQLEEGVREKVREAMLRRHHHQNEKKLSNRIPLVRSFADIGKKHSDPHLLERNGEGLSSSRLSLRRCSDVSYDASAPGLSHLFRWFLSTSSAQSTPTLYRHGRHLSEPCPSFLPGALFHAPPSASTPSGAPRRSSAPEGLLGEAGIPEVVVYPPEEEEEEEEVLEDKEDDFLCRDRLFPHTGLLASPQSAPGNLDNNKNGESRINGGNGGSRENSTVDFSKVDMNFMKKIPPGAEASNVLVGEVDFLERPIIAFVRLAPAVLLTGLTEVPVPTRFLFLLLGPFGKGPQYHEIGRSIATLMTDEIFHDVAYKAKDRNDLLSGIDEFLDQVTVLPPGEWDPSIRIEPPKSVPSQEKRKMPSAPNGSAHGTDTTKEVEHHTGPELQRTGRIFGGLVNDVKRKVPFLWSDVRDALSLQCLASILFLYCACMSPVITFGGLLGEATKGNISAIESLFGASLTGVAYSLFAGQPLTILGSTGPVLVFEKILFKFCCDYGLSYLSLRTSIGLWTAFLCLVLVATDASSLVCYITRFTEEAFAALICIIFIYEALEKLVHLGEVFPINMDNQLDNLTFYTCQCSPPANATAAVRQMWSSRNLTSDNIQWEQLDVKECLDLNGEFVGPACSHDGPYVPDVLFWSVILFFTTFFLSSFLKQFKTKRYFPTKVRSTISDFAVFLTIMIMVLVDYLVGVPSPKLNVPDRFEPTSNTRGWLISPLGPNPWWTLLAASVPALLCTILIFMDQQITAVIVNRKENKLKKGCGYHLDLLVVALMLGVCSIMGLPWFVAATVLSISHVNSLKLESECAAPGEQPKFLGIREQRVTGFMIFVLMGCSVFMTSALKFIPMPVLYGVFLYMGVSSLKGIQLFDRIKLFGMPPKHQPDLIYLRYVPLWKVHIFTVVQLSCLIVLWVIKASAAAVIFPMMVLALVFIRKLLDFCFTKRELSWLDDLIPESKKKKEDDKKKKEKEDAERMLDDVEDEPPYHGGDILKRRLDPSEVNISDEMAKSGIWKSVAMNSDSSRALKRCSSEKLPSVQISVESEDGQKVVHAETSL is encoded by the exons ATGGGAGACTTTTGGGGAGACATTGCCAGTCAGAGGGTGGCTCGAGCCATGTCGCTG gggaACGACGAGGAGGCGGTGTTGGACCAGGGGAAGACCAGCTCCACCCTTTACACCAACTTTGAGAAAGAGGAACTGGAGA gTCACAGGGCGGTGTATGTCGGCGTTCACGTCCCTTTGGGCCGCCAGAGTCGGAGACGACATcgtcacagaggacacaggcacCACCGGAAGCGCAGGGACCGCTCAGACCGGGAGGACGGGCGAGAGTCGCCCACATACG acacaccatCTCAGAGGGTGCAGTTCATTCTTGGGACGGAGGATGACGATGAGGAGCACATCCCCCACGACCTGTTCACCGAGCTGGACGAGCTCGCCTTCAGAGACGGAGACATCCAGGAGTGGAAGGAGACGGCCAG gtggcTGAAGTTTGAGGAGGACGTGGAGGACGGTGGGGACCGCTGGAGCAAACCCTACGTGGCGACCCTGTCCCTGCACAGCCTGTTCGAGCTGCGCTCCTGCATCCTGAACGGCACCGTGCTGCTGGACATGAGGGCCAACACCATCGAGGAGATCGCAG ACATGGTGATTGACAGCATGCTGGCGTCGGATCAGCTGGAGGAGGGCGTTCGAGAGAAGGTGAGGGAGGCCATGCTGCGGCGCCACCACCATCAGAACGAGAAGAAGCTGAGCAATCGCATCCCGCTGGTCCGCTCCTTCGCCGACATAGGCAAGAAACACTCCGACCCCCACCTGCTGGAGCGAAACG gGGAGGGTCTGTCCTCCTCTCGTCTCTCCCTCCGTCGATGCTCTGACGTTTCCTACGATGCCTCCGCCCCTGGCCTCTCCCACCTGTTCAGGTGGTTCCTCTCTacttcctcagcccagagcACTCCCACCCTGTACCGTCATGGCCGCCACCTCTCTGAGCCGtgcccctccttcctccccGGAGCTCTCTTCCACGCCCCGCCCTCAGCCAGCACCCCCTCTGGGGCTCCACGCCGGTCCTCTGCTCCTGAGGGCCTTTTGGGAGAAGCAGGGATCCCGGAGGTGGTGGTTTACCCgcctgaagaagaggaagaggaagaggaagtgttGGAGGACAAAGAGGACGACTTCCTCTGCCGGGATCGTCTGTTTCCTCACACAG GTCTGCTGGCGTCCCCCCAGTCGGCTCCTGGAAACctggacaacaacaaaaacggCGAGAGCCGCATCAACGGCGGGAACGGAGGCAGCCGGGAGAACAGCACGGTGGACTTCAGCAAG gtGGACATGAACTTCATGAAGAAGATTCCTCCCGGTGCTGAGGCCTCCAACGTCCTGGTGGGTGAAGTGGACTTCCTGGAGCGGCCCATCATCGCCTTTGTTCGCCTCGCCCCCGCAGTGTTGCTGACCGGCCTCACGGAGGTGCCAGTGCCCACCAG GtttctcttcctgctgcttGGCCCCTTTGGGAAAGGTCCACAGTACCACGAGATCGGACGCTCCATCGCCACGCTGATGACAGACGAG ATCTTCCATGATGTAGCCTACAAGGCAAAGGACAGGAACGACCTTCTGTCTGGGATCGACGAGTTCCTGGACCAGGTGACCGTGCTGCCTCCCGGCGAGTGGGACCCCAGCATCCGCATCGAGCCGCCAAAGAGCGTCCCGTCTCAG gagaagaggaagatgcCATCGGCCCCTAACGGCTCCGCCCACGGCACCGACACAACAAAGGAGGTGGAGCATCACACGGGTCCGGAGCTGCAGAGGACGGGCAG GATTTTCGGGGGTCTGGTGAACGACGTGAAGAGGAAAGTTCCCTTCCTGTGGAGCGACGTCAGAGACGCCCTCAGCCTGCAGTGTTTGGcgtccatcctcttcctctactGTGCCTGCATGTCGCCTGTCATCACGTTCGGAGGCCTGCTGGGAGAAGCCACCAAAGGAAACATA AGTGCCATAGAGTCTCTGTTCGGGGCGTCTCTGACGGGCGTGGCCTACTCTCTGTTCGCCGGTCAGCCTCTCACCATCCTGGGCAGCACCGGTCCAGTTCTGGTCTTTGAGAAGATCCTCTTTAAGTTCTGCTG tgaCTACGGCCTGTCCTACCTGTCTCTGAGGACCAGTATCGGGCTCTGGACGGCCTTCCTCTGCCTGGTACTGGTCGCCACGGACGCCAGCTCCCTGGTCTGCTACATCACGCGCTTCACGGAGGAGGCCTTCGCCGCCCTCATCTGCATCATCTTCATCTACGAGGCTCTGGAGAAGCTGGTGCACCTCGGCGAGGTCTTCCCCATTAACATGGACAACCAGCTGGACAACCTCACCTTCTACAC GTGCCAGTGTTCTCCTCCCGCCAACGCCACGGCTGCTGTCCGACAGATGTGGAGCAGCAGGAACCTGACGTCAGACAACATCCAGTGGGAGCAGCTGGACGTGAAG gAATGTCTGGATCTGAACGGCGAGTTCGTGGGCCCGGCCTGCAGCCACGACGGTCCGTACGTCCCCGACGTCCTCTTCTGGTCCgtcatcctcttcttcaccacattcttcctctcctctttcctcaaACAGTTCAAGACCAAAAGATACTTCCCCACCAAG GTGCGATCGACCATCAGCGACTTCGCCGTCTTCCTCACCATCATGATCATGGTGCTGGTGGACTATCTGGTGGGAGTTCCGTCACCAAAACTCAACGTGCCCGACCGCTTCGAG CCCACATCGAATACGCGCGGCTGGCTGATCTCCCCGCTCGGACCGAACCCCTGGTGGACCTTGCTGGCGGCTTCTGTTCCCGCCCTGCTCTGCACCATCCTCATCTTTATGGACCAGCAGATCACCGCCGTCATCGTCAACAGGAAGGAGAACAAGCTGAAG aaAGGCTGCGGCTATCACCTGGACCTGCTGGTGGTGGCGCTGATGCTGGGCGTGTGCTCCATCATGGGCCTGCCGTGGTTCGTGGCAGCGACCGTGCTCTCCATCTCCCACGTCAACAGCCTGAAGCTGGAGTCGGAGTGCGCGGCGCCCGGCGAGCAGCCCAAGTTCCTGGGCATCAGAGAGCAGAGAGTCACCGGCTTCATGATCTTTGTCCTGATGGGCTGCTCCGTCTTCATGACCTCCGCCCTCAAG tTCATCCCAATGCCGGTGCTGTACGGAGTCTTCCTCTACATGGGCGTGTCCTCGCTTAAAGGCATCCAG CTCTTCGACCGCATCAAGCTGTTCGGCATGCCGCCCAAACACCAGCCAGACCTGATCTACCTGCGCTACGTCCCTCTGTGGAAGGTCCACATCTTCACCGTGGTACAGCTGTCCTGCCTCATCGTCCTCTGGGTCATCAAGGCCTCCGCTGCCGCCGTCATCTTCCCCATGATG GTTCTGGCTCTTGTCTTCATCCGGAAGCTTCTGGACTTCTGCTTCACCAAGAGAGAGCTGAGCTGGCTGGACGATTTGATACCAgagagcaagaagaagaaggaggacgacaagaaaaagaaggagaaggag GATGCTGAGAGGATGCTGGATGATGTGGAGGATGAGCCGCCTTACCACGGAGGAGATATCCTCAAACGACG ctTGGACCCGTCTGAGGTCAACATCTCGGATGAAATGGCCAAAAGTGGAATCTGGAAATCTGTTGCCATGaactctgacagcagcagagctctgaaaCGCTGCAGCAG
- the slc4a7 gene encoding sodium bicarbonate cotransporter 3 isoform X5, with translation MGDFWGDIASQRVARAMSLGNDEEAVLDQGKTSSTLYTNFEKEELESHRAVYVGVHVPLGRQSRRRHRHRGHRHHRKRRDRSDREDGRESPTYDTPSQRVQFILGTEDDDEEHIPHDLFTELDELAFRDGDIQEWKETARWLKFEEDVEDGGDRWSKPYVATLSLHSLFELRSCILNGTVLLDMRANTIEEIADMVIDSMLASDQLEEGVREKVREAMLRRHHHQNEKKLSNRIPLVRSFADIGKKHSDPHLLERNGEGLSSSRLSLRRCSDVSYDASAPGLSHLFRWFLSTSSAQSTPTLYRHGRHLSEPCPSFLPGALFHAPPSASTPSGAPRRSSAPEGLLGEAGIPEVVVYPPEEEEEEEEVLEDKEDDFLCRDRLFPHTGLLASPQSAPGNLDNNKNGESRINGGNGGSRENSTVDFSKVDMNFMKKIPPGAEASNVLVGEVDFLERPIIAFVRLAPAVLLTGLTEVPVPTRFLFLLLGPFGKGPQYHEIGRSIATLMTDEIFHDVAYKAKDRNDLLSGIDEFLDQVTVLPPGEWDPSIRIEPPKSVPSQEKRKMPSAPNGSAHGTDTTKEVEHHTGPELQRTGRIFGGLVNDVKRKVPFLWSDVRDALSLQCLASILFLYCACMSPVITFGGLLGEATKGNISAIESLFGASLTGVAYSLFAGQPLTILGSTGPVLVFEKILFKFCCDYGLSYLSLRTSIGLWTAFLCLVLVATDASSLVCYITRFTEEAFAALICIIFIYEALEKLVHLGEVFPINMDNQLDNLTFYTCQCSPPANATAAVRQMWSSRNLTSDNIQWEQLDVKECLDLNGEFVGPACSHDVQDQKILPHQGAIDHQRLRRLPHHHDHGAGGLSGGSSVTKTQRARPLRAHIEYARLADLPARTEPLVDLAGGFCSRPALHHPHLYGPADHRRHRQQEGEQAEGCGYHLDLLVVALMLGVCSIMGLPWFVAATVLSISHVNSLKLESECAAPGEQPKFLGIREQRVTGFMIFVLMGCSVFMTSALKFIPMPVLYGVFLYMGVSSLKGIQLFDRIKLFGMPPKHQPDLIYLRYVPLWKVHIFTVVQLSCLIVLWVIKASAAAVIFPMMVLALVFIRKLLDFCFTKRELSWLDDLIPESKKKKEDDKKKKEKEDAERMLDDVEDEPPYHGGDILKRRLDPSEVNISDEMAKSGIWKSVAMNSDSSRALKRCSSSEKLPSVQISVESEDGQKVVHAETSL, from the exons ATGGGAGACTTTTGGGGAGACATTGCCAGTCAGAGGGTGGCTCGAGCCATGTCGCTG gggaACGACGAGGAGGCGGTGTTGGACCAGGGGAAGACCAGCTCCACCCTTTACACCAACTTTGAGAAAGAGGAACTGGAGA gTCACAGGGCGGTGTATGTCGGCGTTCACGTCCCTTTGGGCCGCCAGAGTCGGAGACGACATcgtcacagaggacacaggcacCACCGGAAGCGCAGGGACCGCTCAGACCGGGAGGACGGGCGAGAGTCGCCCACATACG acacaccatCTCAGAGGGTGCAGTTCATTCTTGGGACGGAGGATGACGATGAGGAGCACATCCCCCACGACCTGTTCACCGAGCTGGACGAGCTCGCCTTCAGAGACGGAGACATCCAGGAGTGGAAGGAGACGGCCAG gtggcTGAAGTTTGAGGAGGACGTGGAGGACGGTGGGGACCGCTGGAGCAAACCCTACGTGGCGACCCTGTCCCTGCACAGCCTGTTCGAGCTGCGCTCCTGCATCCTGAACGGCACCGTGCTGCTGGACATGAGGGCCAACACCATCGAGGAGATCGCAG ACATGGTGATTGACAGCATGCTGGCGTCGGATCAGCTGGAGGAGGGCGTTCGAGAGAAGGTGAGGGAGGCCATGCTGCGGCGCCACCACCATCAGAACGAGAAGAAGCTGAGCAATCGCATCCCGCTGGTCCGCTCCTTCGCCGACATAGGCAAGAAACACTCCGACCCCCACCTGCTGGAGCGAAACG gGGAGGGTCTGTCCTCCTCTCGTCTCTCCCTCCGTCGATGCTCTGACGTTTCCTACGATGCCTCCGCCCCTGGCCTCTCCCACCTGTTCAGGTGGTTCCTCTCTacttcctcagcccagagcACTCCCACCCTGTACCGTCATGGCCGCCACCTCTCTGAGCCGtgcccctccttcctccccGGAGCTCTCTTCCACGCCCCGCCCTCAGCCAGCACCCCCTCTGGGGCTCCACGCCGGTCCTCTGCTCCTGAGGGCCTTTTGGGAGAAGCAGGGATCCCGGAGGTGGTGGTTTACCCgcctgaagaagaggaagaggaagaggaagtgttGGAGGACAAAGAGGACGACTTCCTCTGCCGGGATCGTCTGTTTCCTCACACAG GTCTGCTGGCGTCCCCCCAGTCGGCTCCTGGAAACctggacaacaacaaaaacggCGAGAGCCGCATCAACGGCGGGAACGGAGGCAGCCGGGAGAACAGCACGGTGGACTTCAGCAAG gtGGACATGAACTTCATGAAGAAGATTCCTCCCGGTGCTGAGGCCTCCAACGTCCTGGTGGGTGAAGTGGACTTCCTGGAGCGGCCCATCATCGCCTTTGTTCGCCTCGCCCCCGCAGTGTTGCTGACCGGCCTCACGGAGGTGCCAGTGCCCACCAG GtttctcttcctgctgcttGGCCCCTTTGGGAAAGGTCCACAGTACCACGAGATCGGACGCTCCATCGCCACGCTGATGACAGACGAG ATCTTCCATGATGTAGCCTACAAGGCAAAGGACAGGAACGACCTTCTGTCTGGGATCGACGAGTTCCTGGACCAGGTGACCGTGCTGCCTCCCGGCGAGTGGGACCCCAGCATCCGCATCGAGCCGCCAAAGAGCGTCCCGTCTCAG gagaagaggaagatgcCATCGGCCCCTAACGGCTCCGCCCACGGCACCGACACAACAAAGGAGGTGGAGCATCACACGGGTCCGGAGCTGCAGAGGACGGGCAG GATTTTCGGGGGTCTGGTGAACGACGTGAAGAGGAAAGTTCCCTTCCTGTGGAGCGACGTCAGAGACGCCCTCAGCCTGCAGTGTTTGGcgtccatcctcttcctctactGTGCCTGCATGTCGCCTGTCATCACGTTCGGAGGCCTGCTGGGAGAAGCCACCAAAGGAAACATA AGTGCCATAGAGTCTCTGTTCGGGGCGTCTCTGACGGGCGTGGCCTACTCTCTGTTCGCCGGTCAGCCTCTCACCATCCTGGGCAGCACCGGTCCAGTTCTGGTCTTTGAGAAGATCCTCTTTAAGTTCTGCTG tgaCTACGGCCTGTCCTACCTGTCTCTGAGGACCAGTATCGGGCTCTGGACGGCCTTCCTCTGCCTGGTACTGGTCGCCACGGACGCCAGCTCCCTGGTCTGCTACATCACGCGCTTCACGGAGGAGGCCTTCGCCGCCCTCATCTGCATCATCTTCATCTACGAGGCTCTGGAGAAGCTGGTGCACCTCGGCGAGGTCTTCCCCATTAACATGGACAACCAGCTGGACAACCTCACCTTCTACAC GTGCCAGTGTTCTCCTCCCGCCAACGCCACGGCTGCTGTCCGACAGATGTGGAGCAGCAGGAACCTGACGTCAGACAACATCCAGTGGGAGCAGCTGGACGTGAAG gAATGTCTGGATCTGAACGGCGAGTTCGTGGGCCCGGCCTGCAGCCACGACG TTCAAGACCAAAAGATACTTCCCCACCAAG GTGCGATCGACCATCAGCGACTTCGCCGTCTTCCTCACCATCATGATCATGGTGCTGGTGGACTATCTGGTGGGAGTTCCGTCACCAAAACTCAACGTGCCCGACCGCTTCGAG CCCACATCGAATACGCGCGGCTGGCTGATCTCCCCGCTCGGACCGAACCCCTGGTGGACCTTGCTGGCGGCTTCTGTTCCCGCCCTGCTCTGCACCATCCTCATCTTTATGGACCAGCAGATCACCGCCGTCATCGTCAACAGGAAGGAGAACAAGCTGAAG GCTGCGGCTATCACCTGGACCTGCTGGTGGTGGCGCTGATGCTGGGCGTGTGCTCCATCATGGGCCTGCCGTGGTTCGTGGCAGCGACCGTGCTCTCCATCTCCCACGTCAACAGCCTGAAGCTGGAGTCGGAGTGCGCGGCGCCCGGCGAGCAGCCCAAGTTCCTGGGCATCAGAGAGCAGAGAGTCACCGGCTTCATGATCTTTGTCCTGATGGGCTGCTCCGTCTTCATGACCTCCGCCCTCAAG tTCATCCCAATGCCGGTGCTGTACGGAGTCTTCCTCTACATGGGCGTGTCCTCGCTTAAAGGCATCCAG CTCTTCGACCGCATCAAGCTGTTCGGCATGCCGCCCAAACACCAGCCAGACCTGATCTACCTGCGCTACGTCCCTCTGTGGAAGGTCCACATCTTCACCGTGGTACAGCTGTCCTGCCTCATCGTCCTCTGGGTCATCAAGGCCTCCGCTGCCGCCGTCATCTTCCCCATGATG GTTCTGGCTCTTGTCTTCATCCGGAAGCTTCTGGACTTCTGCTTCACCAAGAGAGAGCTGAGCTGGCTGGACGATTTGATACCAgagagcaagaagaagaaggaggacgacaagaaaaagaaggagaaggag GATGCTGAGAGGATGCTGGATGATGTGGAGGATGAGCCGCCTTACCACGGAGGAGATATCCTCAAACGACG ctTGGACCCGTCTGAGGTCAACATCTCGGATGAAATGGCCAAAAGTGGAATCTGGAAATCTGTTGCCATGaactctgacagcagcagagctctgaaaCGCTGCAGCAG